CCTTGCCCGTATGGCGTCCAACTCCTTCAGACCATAGAGACTCTCTACGGAATGAACAGCGACAGCTTTCGGCTTCCGAAACGTCTTGAACACATCGAGCATGCCTCTCCTAGCCTCGATTACAAACTGCTGGAAAGCATCTCCTTGGATAGGCTCCATCTCTGGAGAGAAATGCCACAAGAGCATATCCACCTCATCCCAGTTATCAAGTGCTCTCAGCACAGGTATCCACATGCTATCGCCGTGGGGCTCAGCCAGCACGTCGACCGGGTTTCTCAGCATGCTGCCGGCGAGAGGGATGACCTGGTTGAGTGCTGCCTTCACTTCATCAGAGATAGGGGGAAGTGTAAGCCCGCAAGCCTCACATTCGTCAGAGGCCCGAACGCTGGCACCCCCGCCAGCACCTAACACAGCTACCTTCCTCCCAGGAGGACGCGGCATGAAAAGGAAGGTCACCAGCACGTCCACCAGTTCCTCGACATCTTCTACACGGATGACGCCAGCCTGCCTGAGCGCTGCATCCCACACCGTGTCGTTGCCGGACAAGGCCGCAGAATGTGACCTTGCTCCCCTCCTACCAGCTTCGGTGCGGCCTTTCTTAATCACGATTACCGGTTTTTCCGCCGCAGCCTCAGTGAGAACTCGAAGCAGGCGCTGTCCGTCCCTCGCCCCTTCGATGTAAGCAGCGATGATCTCGGTATCAGGATCATGAGCAAGGTACTCCAGCAACTCGCTCTCGCTAATGTCGCTAGCATTGCCGTAGCTCACCACCTTACTAAACCGCAGCCCACGCAGGGCCCCCATCCGAACAGCCAGATAGGTATAGCCTCCACTCTGGCTAATGAAACCCACCTTGCCAGCCTCCTTGGGAAAGTCAGAGGCATAGGAAATGCGGGACTCGGGGCAGTATATCCCGACGCAGTTGGGACCAAGGATGCGAACGCCACCGCTGCGGGCGATCCTAACCAACTCCTCCTGCAATCTGCCCCCCTCCTGCTCCCCTGTTTCATCGAAACCCGCGGTAAATAGCTGCACCGCTTTCACTTTCTTGACCACGCAATCCTGTAGAAGCTGAGGGGTAGCGCTGGCAGGAACAAGCGAGGTGACCAGATCC
The sequence above is drawn from the Chloroflexota bacterium genome and encodes:
- a CDS encoding acyl-CoA synthetase; this translates as MQPYWTSSRASGRTRHRLLAPSAILGYNKPYSWEMALDDIFHPRSIAVVGASSGPVNIHSQMFLDNLLHFKYEGKLYPVNPKFDQISGLRAYPSVRDIPGPVDLVTSLVPASATPQLLQDCVVKKVKAVQLFTAGFDETGEQEGGRLQEELVRIARSGGVRILGPNCVGIYCPESRISYASDFPKEAGKVGFISQSGGYTYLAVRMGALRGLRFSKVVSYGNASDISESELLEYLAHDPDTEIIAAYIEGARDGQRLLRVLTEAAAEKPVIVIKKGRTEAGRRGARSHSAALSGNDTVWDAALRQAGVIRVEDVEELVDVLVTFLFMPRPPGRKVAVLGAGGGASVRASDECEACGLTLPPISDEVKAALNQVIPLAGSMLRNPVDVLAEPHGDSMWIPVLRALDNWDEVDMLLWHFSPEMEPIQGDAFQQFVIEARRGMLDVFKTFRKPKAVAVHSVESLYGLKELDAIRARCTENRIAFYPSVYRAARAISRYIDHSEQRERRRAKS